In Saccharomyces cerevisiae S288C chromosome XV, complete sequence, the following proteins share a genomic window:
- a CDS encoding uncharacterized protein (hypothetical protein; green fluorescent protein (GFP)-fusion protein localizes to the cytoplasm; expressed during copper starvation; YOR296W is not an essential gene) produces the protein MNRTVSTLSSTVSDVSVEIPSICNVINTELPTSDVYLYTLKLILLDYINEPRFKEAALLSNRTGTSRVLSDKTNHQQTQHGKKLVVDKQDDMSERDIVQATLRILKGKLAQISGNKNLAPNEMHWKSIVKMYYSMLDSSSADTFSKMGQMEEVVGYFTNIASNELKKMTIKNSRDELFSEVAYFIDLVIDVLPDSCANIIKRLLDYKINLKKGETTVKKKRAASPATVPQYRSISGSTISNKQPSFKVQDISHMKYFMQLFETDETKLHQDVMAVKDDCTNPIFCGELRYLRKKIKKDNGTLTASDFSSDREYNLWKNYELLEIANLMDRFEIGEKVTSHGNRLIPKDAKSVFVRLIGLVLKKECSNAVNAINLSQEALFFFHKSARYWRIEYPSTISSLVYSAANLSVLGDEELNIPITENLFSVIRNKYLCSEDNLDPSAWNAQDRYLWAANLFHTTDQSMRTINNLLTAIFSGTKPKFSPVLSFYYSNIVGDPVMEFYETQSVAVKKYWIKLFKKTLFKASEDYFVSLLQDMLKANAIEIQNVQNLVETIIEAIKAIQKRYNKPLLDEISLPRQCAVFLCEVYGSDSLNLIKTAEKSTMKMTGQKLGPIDALDMYDVLKELRQIYLQVKPKGKFFFNLENYFIKYLTRLCDDVSRNVQKVIKSSLESENWQPVNDQDHFSRSVLDIFKMINESTSMLEKFGWQNEFQLAQMITVILKAFSDGMLSYSAQLMELIQRDLQEGDEPSYSLESSDTRSSLSLNNANVNHEKSRSSRLFEDLKNVVKSTPKMVAPAPYQFKKRTCVLLNDLDKTLFLLESFEEKADPSKISSVIAQYHSSHNLEDNGKSFDDQNMKQVYTLRIIGAENIKGFSKTGLSNTYVSMRNITLQREIGTTKIVARSITPKWDEEFVFESPFGKSNDIMFTIWHHPHSRLKNLAEDDLCGKANMKFTPRKLKDDGFPIDFSLTLNPQGTLYCQISLESEKIDAVSSMGRIYRSFSRSRDRAINLIVNKFSDFIAFAFSRTTLKTVCGHHGSALASDEAVYDAILPLFDYLNANLNILASELSQRLLFMVMLRAWNLVLENADLLLLPALNSAKVNILRSAKKSLWENTLSTTKTVSGYGRPLTQAEIEAVFKWLDALCVDFFHNKGEGPPLAELKNEYYQNILLIPAFYDKSVSELKDEVQRLIPLYEEYLRWFYLKKTPITFTNKSAGTISRKKSLVANIVKEPKEQLERDAEVMNIILRILIAKGQHDYVHRILHDRKELVNTMKNRRAVSRAVTPTGKKGRN, from the coding sequence ATGAATCGAACAGTCTCCACATTATCATCTACTGTATCTGATGTATCCGTGGAAATACCGTCAATATGCAACGTCATTAATACCGAATTACCAACATCAGATGTCTATCTTTACACTTTAAAACTAATTTTGTTGGATTATATCAACGAACCGCGATTTAAAGAAGCAGCTTTGCTATCGAATAGGACAGGAACGTCAAGGGTTTTATCTGACAAAACGAATCATCAGCAAACGCAACATGGGAAGAAACTAGTGGTTGACAAACAAGACGATATGTCGGAACGCGATATAGTACAGGCAACTTTACGTATATTAAAAGGGAAGTTGGCACAAATTTCAGGAAATAAAAACTTGGCGCCGAATGAGATGCATTGGAAAAGTATTGTTAAGATGTATTATAGCATGCTCGATTCTTCTAGTGCAGATACATTTTCCAAGATGGGTCAAATGGAGGAGGTGGTCGGTTATTTCACAAATATTGCCAGTAATGaactaaagaaaatgacTATTAAAAATTCTCGTGACGAGCTGTTCAGTGAAGTTGCTTATTTTATAGACCTAGTAATTGATGTACTTCCAGATAGTTGTGCAAATATCATAAAGAGACTGCTTGATTATAAGATTAATCTTAAAAAAGGCGAGACAACagtaaagaagaaaagagcCGCCTCACCTGCCACAGTCCCTCAATATAGAAGCATTTCCGGGAGCACGATTAGCAATAAGCAACCCTCTTTCAAAGTCCAAGATATTTCACATATGAAGTATTTTATGCAGTTATTCGAAACAGATGAAACAAAGCTTCACCAAGACGTAATGGCTGTTAAGGACGATTGTACAAATCCCATATTTTGCGGTGAACTAAGATATCttaggaaaaaaatcaagaaagacAACGGTACTTTGACGGCTTCTGATTTTTCAAGTGACAGAGAATACAATTTATGGAAGAATTATGAACTTCTTGAAATTGCAAATTTAATGGATCGATTTGAGATAGGCGAAAAGGTTACCTCTCACGGAAACCGTCTTATACCCAAGGATGCAAAAAGCGTATTTGTCCGTCTCATAGGCCttgttttaaaaaaagagtgTTCTAATGCTGTAAATGCCATAAATCTTTCTCAAGAAGCTctattcttctttcataAATCAGCGAGGTATTGGAGAATAGAATATCCTTCCACCATCTCCTCGTTGGTTTATTCAGCAGCAAATTTAAGTGTTCTAGGAGATGAAGAGCTAAATATCCCAATAACTGAAAACTTGTTTTCTGTCATCCGcaataaatatttatgtTCAGAGGATAATCTGGATCCATCCGCTTGGAATGCTCAGGATCGCTATTTATGGGCTGCAAACCTTTTTCATACGACTGATCAGTCTATGAGGACAATAAATAACCTTTTAACTGCGATATTTTCAGGTACAAAGCCAAAATTTTCTCCAGTTTTGtcattttattattcaaacATTGTTGGGGATCCAGTAATGGAATTCTATGAAACGCAGTCCGTAGCTGTAAAGAAATACTGGATCAAATTATTTAAGAAGACTCTTTTTAAAGCATCAGAGGATTATTTTGTCTCCCTTCTGCAGGATATGCTAAAGGCTAACGCAATAGAAATTCAAAACGTTCAGAATCTCGTAGAAACAATTATAGAAGCCATAAAAGCGATTCAAAAACGTTACAATAAACCTTTATTGGACGAAATATCTCTGCCTAGACAATGCGCAGTATTTCTATGTGAAGTATACGGTTCGGATTCTTTAAATCTAATAAAAACCGCTGAAAAGAGTACCATGAAAATGACTGGACAAAAGTTGGGTCCAATAGATGCGCTAGATATGTATGATGTACTGAAAGAACTGAGACAGATTTACCTGCAGGTAAAGCCAAAAgggaaatttttctttaaccttgaaaattatttcatcaaatatttgactCGATTATGTGATGATGTGAGCCGTaatgttcaaaaagttATTAAATCTTCACTAGAAAGCGAGAATTGGCAACCCGTAAATGACCAGGACCATTTCAGTAGATCAGTTTTGGAcatattcaaaatgatAAATGAATCAACTAGCATGTTGGAGAAATTTGGTTGGCAAAATGAATTTCAACTGGCACAAATGATCACGGTAATATTAAAGGCGTTTTCAGATGGTATGCTTTCATACTCAGCTCAACTAATGGAATTGATCCAGAGAGATTTACAGGAGGGTGATGAACCATCCTACTCTTTAGAAAGCTCAGACACTCGATCTTCACTTAGCCTGAATAACGCTAACGTAAATCatgaaaaatcaagaagtaGTAGGCTGtttgaagatttgaaaaatgtaGTTAAATCAACTCCGAAGATGGTAGCTCCTGCTCCATATCAGTTCAAGAAGCGTACGTGCGTACTGCTAAATGATCTTGATAAAACACTTTTTCTGTTAGAGAGCttcgaagaaaaagcagATCCATCAAAAATATCCTCTGTTATTGCACAGTACCACTCCTCCCATAATTTAGAGGATAATGGGAAGTCATTCGATGACCAGAATATGAAGCAAGTTTATACCCTTCGAATTATCGGTgctgaaaatattaaagGCTTCAGCAAAACGGGGCTTTCAAACACCTACGTTTCCATGAGAAACATCACTTTACAACGGGAAATAGGTACTACTAAGATTGTTGCAAGATCGATTACTCCCAAATGGGACGAAGAGTTTGTGTTTGAGTCTCCATTCGGAAAGTCGAACGATATTATGTTTACTATATGGCACCACCCACACAGCAGATTAAAGAATTTAGCGGAAGATGATCTATGTGGAAAAGCCAATATGAAATTCACTCCGAGAAAGCTCAAGGATGATGGGTTTCCTATCGATTTTTCGCTCACATTGAATCCGCAGGGAACTTTATATTGCCAAATATCCCTGGAAAGTGAGAAAATAGATGCCGTTTCTTCTATGGGAAGAATATATAGATCTTTTAGCAGGTCAAGAGATCGTGCAATAAACCTAATAGTCAACAAATTTTCTGATTTTATTGCATTTGCCTTCTCGAGAACCACATTAAAAACAGTGTGTGGTCACCATGGTTCTGCACTTGCGTCTGACGAAGCAGTATATGACGCAATTTTACCACTATTTGACTATTTAAACGCAAATTTGAACATTCTGGCATCAGAACTTTCACAGAGATTGTTGTTTATGGTAATGCTAAGAGCGTGGAACCTCGTTTTAGAGAACGCTGATTTACTTCTTCTACCTGCATTGAATAGCGCTAAAGTTAATATATTGCGTTCAGCAAAGAAATCTTTGTGGGAAAATACTCTTTCAACCACAAAAACGGTATCAGGATACGGTCGTCCTTTGACTCAAGCGGAAATCGAGGCTGTATTCAAATGGCTTGATGCGCTGTGtgtagatttttttcataataaAGGAGAAGGTCCCCCTCTTgcagaattgaaaaatgagtATTACCAAAATATATTGCTGATCCCAGCTTTTTATGATAAAAGTGTCTCCGAATTGAAGGATGAAGTTCAGCGATTGATTCCCCTATATGAAGAGTATTTGAGATGGTTTTATCTGAAGAAAACTCCGATTACTTTTACGAATAAATCCGCTGGAACAATATCTCGAAAAAAGTCGCTAGTAGCTAACATTGTAAAAGAGCCTAAGGAACAACTGGAACGTGATGCAGAAGTAATGAATATTATATTGAGAATATTGATCGCGAAAGGCCAACATGATTACGTTCATCGAATTTTACatgacagaaaagaacTTGTTAATACTATGAAAAATAGAAGAGCGGTGAGTAGAGCGGTCACTCCTACAGGAAAAAAGGGCAGAAACTGA
- the TIM18 gene encoding Tim18p (Component of the mitochondrial TIM22 complex; involved in insertion of polytopic proteins into the inner membrane; may mediate assembly or stability of the complex): MLLFPGLKPVLNASTVIVNPVRAVFPGLVLSTKRSFYSINRLNAENKINDIANTSKEASSSVQMFKPPEFSQFKDSYQKDYERIAKYTLIPLTMVPFYASFTGGVINPLLDASLSSIFLIYLQYGFTSCIIDYIPKEKYPRWHKLALYCLYGGSMLSLYGIYELETKNNGFVDLVKKLWNENDDHLYIFGRN, encoded by the coding sequence ATGCTATTGTTTCCTGGCTTGAAGCCTGTTCTTAATGCTTCCACTGTCATTGTAAATCCTGTACGAGCTGTTTTTCCAGGATTAGTACTTTCAACCAAAAGATCCTTTTATAGCATTAATCGTTTAAAtgctgaaaataaaataaacgATATTGCAAATACGTCAAAAGAGGCATCCTCTTCAGTGCAGATGTTTAAGCCCCCAGAGTTCTCTCAATTTAAGGACTCTTATCAAAAAGACTATGAGAGAATAGCAAAATATACTTTGATTCCATTAACAATGGTACCTTTTTATGCCTCCTTTACCGGCGGGGTTATAAATCCTTTACTCGATGCGTCTTTATCgtccatttttttgatatatttaCAGTATGGCTTCACAAGTTGTATTATTGACTATATACCGAAGGAAAAGTATCCAAGATGGCATAAGCTCGCCCTTTATTGCCTCTATGGAGGATCCATGTTGTCCCTGTACGGTATCTACGAATTGGAAACGAAAAATAATGGTTTTGTTGACCTGGTAAAGAAACTTtggaatgaaaatgatgaccatttgtatatatttgGAAGAAACTGA
- the MUM3 gene encoding Mum3p (hypothetical protein involved in outer spore wall organization; has similarity to the tafazzins superfamily of acyltransferases) produces the protein MGFVDFFETYMVGSRVQFKQLDISDWLSLTPRLLILFGYFYLHSFFTAINQFLQFINTNSFCLRLHLLYDRFWSHVPIIGEYKIRLLSRALTYSKLKIIPTLDKVLEAIEIWFQLHLVEMTFEKKKNVQIFITEGSDDLNFFKDSKFQTTLMICNHRSVNDYTLINYLFLKSCPTKFYTKWEFLQKLRKGEDLAEWPQLKFLGWGKMFNFPRLDLLKNIFFKDETLALSSNELRDILERQNNQAITIFPEVNIMSLELSIIQRKLHQDFPFVINFYNLLYPRFKNFTTLMAAFSSIKNIKRKKNRNNIIKEARYLFHRELDKLVHKSMKMESSKVSDKTTPPMIVDNSYLLTKKEEISSGKPKVVRINPYIYDVTIIYYRVKYTDSGHDHTNGDLRLHKGYQLEQISPTIFEMIQPEMESENNIKDKDPIVVMVNVKKHQIQPLLAYNDESLEKWLENRWIEKDRLIESLQKNIKIETK, from the coding sequence ATGGGTTTTGTTGATTTCTTCGAAACATATATGGTCGGTTCTAGGGTCCAGTTCAAACAGTTAGATATTTCTGATTGGTTGAGTCTGACCCCAAGGTTgcttattctttttggctATTTTTAccttcattctttttttactgcAATCAATCAATTCCTACAGTTCATTAACACGAATTCCTTCTGTCTTAGACTGCATTTACTATATGACAGATTTTGGTCGCATGTGCCCATAATAGGTGAGTACAAAATTCGGCTGCTCTCGAGGGCACTGACATATAGTAAACTGAAAATAATACCAACTTTAGACAAGGTGCTGGAGGCGATTGAAATTTGGTTTCAGCTACATTTAGTTGAAATGAccttcgaaaaaaaaaaaaacgtcCAAATTTTCATAACCGAGGGAAGTGATGACCTAAACTTTTTTAAAGATAGCAAATTCCAAACCACATTAATGATATGTAATCATCGATCAGTGAATGACTACACATTGATTAATTAcctttttctcaaaagttGTCCCACCAAGTTTTATACTAAATGGGAATTTCTACAAAAGCTGAGGAAGGGGGAAGATCTAGCTGAATGGCCTCAGTTAAAATTTCTTGGTTGGGGAAAAATGTTTAACTTTCCTCGATTGGATCTACTAAAGAAcatattcttcaaagatGAAACACTCGCACTCTCATCGAATGAGTTAAGAGATATTTTAGAAAGACAAAACAATCAAGCTATTACTATTTTTCCCGAAGTCAATATCATGAGTTTGGAACTATCaattattcaaagaaaattacaCCAAGATTTTCCCTTTGTTATAAACTTCTATAATTTATTATACCCAAGATTTAAAAACTTTACCACTTTGATGGCtgctttttcatcaattaaaaacatcaaaagaaagaaaaaccgTAACAATATAATCAAAGAGGCCCGATACCTGTTTCACAGAGAACTTGACAAATTAGTTCACAAGAGCATGAAAATGGAGTCTTCCAAGGTATCCGATAAGACGACGCCGCCCATGATCGTAGATAATTCATACTTACTtacaaaaaaggaagaaatcAGCAGCGGCAAGCCCAAGGTGGTACGAATCAATCCATACATATATGATGTCACCATAATTTATTACCGAGTCAAATATACTGATAGTGGGCATGATCATACCAACGGAGATTTGAGACTTCATAAAGGTTATCAATTAGAGCAAATATCTCCGACAATCTTTGAGATGATTCAACCAGAAATGGAGTCTGAAAACAACATAAAGGATAAGGACCCCATTGTTGTGATGGTAAATGTAAAAAAGCATCAAATTCAACCATTACTCGCATACAATGATGAGAGTTTAGAAAAGTGGCTTGAAAATAGGTGGATAGAAAAAGATAGATTAATCGAGTCcttgcaaaaaaatattaaaattgAGACCAAATAA
- the MBF1 gene encoding multiprotein-bridging factor 1 (Core integrated stress response (ISR) factor; optimizes ribosome collision-mediated Gcn2 activation and the downstream Gcn4-mediated transcriptional response; required for optimal stress-induced eIF2alpha (Sui2p) phosphorylation and downstream de-repression of GCN4 translation; Mbf1p is recruited to collided disomes and trisomes during the ISR; suppressor of frameshift mutations; protein abundance increases in response to DNA replication stress; homologous to human EDF1), protein MSDWDTNTIIGSRARAGGSGPRANVARSQGQINAARRQGLVVSVDKKYGSTNTRGDNEGQRLTKVDRETDIVKPKKLDPNVGRAISRARTDKKMSQKDLATKINEKPTVVNDYEAARAIPNQQVLSKLERALGVKLRGNNIGSPLGAPKKK, encoded by the coding sequence atgtctGACTGGGATACAAATACTATTATTGGTAGCAGAGCAAGAGCTGGTGGTTCTGGCCCAAGGGCCAACGTTGCCAGATCTCAAGGCCAAATTAATGCTGCAAGAAGACAGGGGTTGGTTGTTTCCGTTGACAAGAAGTACGGATCAACCAATACGAGGGGTGACAACGAGGGTCAGAGGTTGACCAAGGTCGACCGTGAGACAGATATTGTCAAACCCAAGAAATTGGATCCAAATGTCGGTAGGGCCATCTCGCGTGCCAGAACAGACAAGAAAATGTCGCAGAAGGATTTGGCAACCAAAATTAACGAAAAGCCAACCGTGGTAAACGATTATGAAGCCGCTAGAGCTATTCCAAACCAACAAGTTTTGTCTAAGTTGGAAAGAGCCTTAGGCGTTAAATTGAGAGGTAACAACATCGGTTCGCCTTTGGGAGctccaaagaagaaatga
- the BUD7 gene encoding exomer complex subunit (Member of the ChAPs family (Chs5p-Arf1p-binding proteins); members include Bch1p, Bch2p, Bud7p, and Chs6p; ChAPs family proteins form the exomer complex with Chs5p to mediate export of specific cargo proteins, including Chs3p, from the Golgi to the plasma membrane; BUD7 has a paralog, BCH1, that arose from the whole genome duplication), with amino-acid sequence MITQNSIPEVKEDFIGYALHERRIRLPQFQDLGPADLVTLTKYLPTSSNTNAINSTSRNGAAIIQSPAAVVADDSAASMATNGDASDTAVTTNYTNASIYSSSRNANDGAPMVAELHPLDKLKDEVGTFFYSMGVDTSGPTSIAIFLKEISEVISEKPQVWFGRKKTFNVARISFSTWNAFRRCDINVVVHIPGSIQNFIVDCNGESQNIEMCADYDLIWAETFVSGVVRSIMLMKENAEEGELQNLVETLILNPFTAGQIDDVPEMFIDLFPIVYHKGPLLGAPYYITNVTNTNNYLVETLVEIVKLTRNVSRAEIMLKNLATDNPEAIIILIKIFLVCDQELDAIKLTYDMLSQDKIINNTNNRMDYKSELLCLQAQFLIDKRQDYSLAQNIAQEAVNCSPSEFRPWYLLSKVYVKLNDIENALLILNSCPMSPLKEKYVLKRVAPLPSNNSLHLPLPIDVVLDEVTSLNPQDVQNEHRSADPMLVNLAASNLKSTFQLAYRLLTEIVQITGWENLLKYRSNIFVMEEEYQKSSSSLPKDVNKQEEQPLRAKRLCERWLDNLFMLLYEDLKMYTLWQTEQLYMDAQNNNHNKLTFEWELFGLCARRLGHFPEAAKAFQNGLSQRFSSRCARKLLEYCINERQRVKNFINSPNSHDMVPEIVSSRIRELDNSIIDLCVKICCWNHRWYTEFSISLLDCLSVVIQDMSLTKVSNEISSRYPETVLNLVQENLLNFFTTCTIGCYDA; translated from the coding sequence ATGATTACGCAGAATTCTATACCAGAGGTAAAAGAAGATTTTATTGGTTATGCTTTACATGAGAGAAGAATTCGGTTACCGCAGTTTCAAGACTTAGGGCCGGCAGACTTGGTCACACTAACAAAGTATTTGCCCACTTCAAGTAACACAAATGCCATAAACAGTACGAGTAGAAATGGTGCGGCCATTATTCAGTCCCCTGCAGCCGTTGTAGCCGATGACTCTGCCGCTTCCATGGCAACCAATGGCGATGCTAGTGACACCGCCGTTACCACAAATTATACAAATGCATCTATATACAGTAGCAGCAGAAATGCCAATGATGGAGCCCCGATGGTCGCTGAGCTCCATCCACTTGATAAACTGAAGGACGAAGTAGGgacatttttttactcAATGGGTGTCGATACATCCGGTCCAACTTCAATcgcaatttttttgaaggaGATTTCAGAGGTCATCAGCGAGAAACCCCAAGTTTGGTTTGGCAGGAAGAAAACCTTCAATGTTGCTcgaatttcattttccacTTGGAATGCGTTCAGGAGATGCGACATAAATGTCGTCGTTCATATTCCAGGATCGATTCAGAACTTTATAGTGGATTGCAACGGTGAAAGTCAAAATATAGAGATGTGTGCGGATTATGACTTAATTTGGGCTGAAACGTTCGTAAGTGGCGTAGTACGGTCAATCATGTTAATGAAGGAAAACGCTGAAGAGGGagaattacaaaatttagTGGAaaccttgattttgaacCCGTTTACTGCAGGACAAATCGACGATGTACCAGAAATGTTCATTGATCTGTTCCCTATAGTTTACCATAAGGGCCCATTATTGGGAGCTCCGTATTATATTACCAATGTGACGAACACTAATAACTATTTGGTAGAAACACTCGTTGAGATAGTTAAGCTGACTCGTAATGTTAGCAGGGCGGAAATAATGTTGAAGAATCTGGCTACCGACAACCCTGAGGCGATCATAATACTAATCAAGATCTTTTTGGTGTGTGATCAAGAATTAGACGCAATAAAGCTCACATACGATATGCTTTCGCAggataaaataataaacaaCACTAATAACCGCATGGATTATAAATCTGAATTACTGTGCTTACAAGCGCAATTTTTGATAGACAAAAGGCAGGATTACAGCTTGGCGCAAAACATAGCGCAAGAGGCAGTCAATTGTTCTCCCAGTGAATTTAGACCTTGGTATCTTTTATCCAAGGTGTATGTAAAGCtaaatgatattgaaaatgccTTACTGATACTGAATTCATGCCCTATGTCTCcattaaaggaaaaatacgTACTGAAAAGAGTAGCTCCGTTGCCTTCGAATAATAGTCTTCATTTGCCATTGCCAATTGACGTTGTACTGGATGAAGTGACGTCGTTGAATCCACAAGACGTTCAGAATGAACACCGCTCTGCGGATCCAATGCTGGTCAATTTAGCTGCGTCGAACTTGAAATCTACTTTCCAATTGGCATACCGATTATTGACAGAAATTGTGCAGATCACCGGCTGGGAAAATCTGTTAAAGTACAGATCAAACATTTTCGTTATGGAAGAAGAGTACCaaaaatcatcatcttcgttACCAAAGGACGTTAAcaaacaagaagaacagCCTCTGAGGGCTAAACGGCTGTGTGAACGATGGTTAGACAACCTCTTCATGCTTTTATATGAAGACCTGAAGATGTATACATTATGGCAAACCGAACAACTGTACATGGATGCACAGAATAACAACCACAATAAGTTGACTTTCGAATGGGAGTTATTTGGCCTTTGTGCACGTCGACTGGGCCATTTCCCTGAGGCCGCCAAGGCCTTCCAGAACGGTTTATCGCAGAGATTTTCATCAAGGTGCGCGAGGAAACTGCTGGAATATTGTATAAACGAACGCCAACGggtcaaaaattttataaactCACCTAATTCGCATGACATGGTCCCTGAAATAGTAAGCTCACGCATAAGAGAGCTAGACAATAGCATTATCGACCTTTGCGTGAAGATATGCTGCTGGAACCACCGTTGGTATACGGAATTTTCCATAAGTTTACTTGATTGTTTAAGTGTGGTTATTCAAGATATGAGTCTGACCAAAGTTTCGAATGAAATCTCGTCAAGATATCCAGAAACTGTTCTCAACTTGGTGCAGGAGAATTTGCTCAATTTCTTCACTACTTGCACCATTGGATGCTACGATGCATAA